Proteins found in one Balaenoptera ricei isolate mBalRic1 chromosome 18, mBalRic1.hap2, whole genome shotgun sequence genomic segment:
- the PARP4 gene encoding LOW QUALITY PROTEIN: protein mono-ADP-ribosyltransferase PARP4 (The sequence of the model RefSeq protein was modified relative to this genomic sequence to represent the inferred CDS: substituted 1 base at 1 genomic stop codon), producing MLTFYYTNFRFYTENVGIPHFPQDFEVAKYNTLEKVGTXGGKETAMVELRCPQNPEDPREHGFLISAHFLLADGIETRRQFSVKKTSTDASEYYENYSEELKKQGFPLREHLAPEATQLASEKLQALLSEEAVNSSVLSPEVSGLVEMLWAEALGHLEHTVLRPVHRTSLNDVSKAEGILLLVKEALRNGETGTSADDDG from the exons atgttaacattttattacaCAAATTTCAGGTTTTATACAGAGAATGTTGGAATTCCTCATTTTCCTCAAGATTTTGAAGTTGCAAAATATAACACCTTGGAAAAA GTAGGGACATAGGGAGGTAAGGAGACAGCCATGGTGGAGCTGAGGTGCCCCCAGAACCCTGAGGACCCCAGGGAACACGGCTTTCTGATATCCGCACACTTCCTCCTGGCCGACGGCATCGAG ACCAGGAGGCAGTTCTCTGTAAAGAAAACCTCTACAGATGCGAGTGAATACTATGAAAATTACAGTGAAGAGCTGAAGAAACAAGGGTTTCCACTAAGAGAACATCTGGCACCCGAAGCAACCCAGCTAGCATCTGAAAAACTGCAAGCA CTCCTTTCAGAGGAGGCCGTAAATTCAAGCGTTCTGAGCCCAGAGGTGAGCGGTTTGGTGGAGATGCTCTGGGCGGAAGCTCTCGGCCACCTGGAGCACACAGTGCTCAGACCGGTGCACAGGACGAGCCTTAATGAC GTGAGCAAGGCAGAGGGAATTCTCCTCCTAGTAAAGGAAGCGCTGAGAAATGGAGAAACAGGAACAAGTGCAGACGATGATGGCTGA